From the Helianthus annuus cultivar XRQ/B chromosome 17, HanXRQr2.0-SUNRISE, whole genome shotgun sequence genome, the window cttcttccgttgccaggatttcttgaggggttttggcgaggggagtgaaactcatgcctttatctctgcttgaagggtttcgcccttcaacccttcgagggtctgaaccctttgagcgtctgtcgtaagagttaaagtttcctctctttctggctgggctaCTGCTTCGCCAGCCAGGACCtctttttctttgttctttgatatccacagcttcctctccccgaatgtgagcctcggctctttcaagggcttcttccaaggttttgggcagagatttgttgaaatctcgtgtgagatacttggaggttatggcgttcataaaaccggccactctcattttctcatcagcccccacataggttagcccttctttcttgtatcgttcaatgaatgcccgtaggctttcatcatcgcgttgttttatctggaagattactGTTGCGTCTTTAACGTAcctcctttgttgggagaagtttgccagaaaacctctgctgagatcatcgaagcttcgaatgctttgagcaggtaggtcgttgaaccagattctagcggacccaataagagtctgcatgaacattaggcagcATTCAGCATTTgtccatttttctattcgagcagcaccagtgaagatctgaagatgatcttcgggatcttcagtcccatcatacgttctgatgtgagctggcattttgattttagactgaaaatcataatcagctatctgtcttgaaaagcatgaaaggttacttggcttgtaaggtttagccaagtcTTCTTCAGGTCTCGTACCTACGTTGTTGTTATTGCCATGGTTTCCCTGGGTGGCAAGCACTTGATTGATAAAGTGTTGCcaggggaagttggccatcatctgagacatcatgttgggtatgaaattgaaaccttgaaggcttccCGGACCAACTGAGCAACTTACCCCGAGAGGGGTGCTggcaacagcacttcgtgctaaagggagcacggacagggcttgctcccatgtggtagttagagaagtgggacaactggtcaccggggactgtaggagttggtcgagtgttaactcgtgtcccagaggagtaccactagcagttggttgggaagagagaataGGATGAACAGTGGGGTTTGTCACAGTGGATAGATAAGGGTGAGggtttgaagggttgctgggaccagcctcacctcttgtaacaaagggtggtagaggtggcccaggagacaacgttggctcaggttcgtcgtaatctagacgaatccttacccctttttccctttctctgttcacgtgttggttaagaagtgatcttagctcaaggaagttattagcgaccccctcgggAGTAAGTTCAACACGTGCCGGAGTGTCTgacacaccaacgttgggagacggagctccagatctggatggggttggtgtgttgaaggtaaggaactcgggtgtactccccggagttgaaaaaggcgttgttattgttgtgtgagcttgaccacttcccggggtagaggtgttagggatctggtttacctctcccggagatccactttctgacatggtggtTTTGAGTGAAAGGAGCTACACTTACCAGGTCTCTTTTGAGGagaaacagcggcgtagccccacggtgggcgccaacttgttgatgcaacaaacacgggaccaaggatggtagctaagctggttaggcaaaaaggctgaagggttcagttttgcctaacgcaggtcgcggggtccccccacgtttgcaaaacgtggaaggaggttcactagtatgtactcgttatttgctttgaggttctttctccgaggccagctcgaatccagaaaagaaagcaaatagaatgaaagtgatgaagagttgtttggaagtgacaaagaactctttgaatgactAGGGATTAAGGAATCTCTGCCCTTTCGGAATGTCTTGGAAGTGaacatgagctgtcttcttataggggaagacatctcctgaaaTGGCATAAACAAGACTAGTGaaacctgtttgcaatggagggtttccccttttggggttgaaggctttggacccctggttaatagagtgtgcctgtgcagacctgctctgactttgtgagttggtgagcatgAGTTGGTGGAACGAGTCTTTAGACATGACTGATTACTGTTTCTCGATTTCCtcattttacagcttttcatccgatgaacctttcaaccttttaagctctttgcatattaatcattttgtttatccttgggctacccccgtcgtcataTTCCATATATCAAGATATACATGGCTTCGATTTCTGCTATGCAAATGCAAACCCGAGGCTGTATATTTTATGTTGTCTACATGCTTGAGGTGAATCATATTAAAGATCTTAAAGCAGATAAATCAAACCTAAACATGTTTTTCTGTGATTTGGTTTCAGCCGCTTATATTTCTATATTTCTAATGGTGACGACTATCATGTATTTTATTAGAAATTGGAGAAATGAAAACACTAAGTCAAAAATGACATCGACACAGAGCTGAATAAAAGGTTGGTCTTGCTTCTTACTTGTGTGGCATATCcgaattcaaaaaaaaaaaaaaaaaaactcatattTAGATTCTGAGTTACAACATATAATAAAGATTGGCCGATCATTAGACCGGCTAGGGTCCTAGTGACAAGTTATAAATTTGTAATTACagaaatttaatttaattaaagaTTGTTAAAGGATATGTGAGGTAAACTTTGGGACATTGTATTTAATATTGACGTAATAAATGTGATTAGTTAATAATTAGCATTAGGCTATAGCATGTTAGGACAAAGAGTATCTTGATTTAACTTTGTAATAACGTGGTTGGATAGACTTTTGTACTTAAAAAAGTACATGTCCAAGCATCTAGGGCCCAAATGCACATGTACATTCACTAGAAGGCTAGATTAAGTGTGGGTTAAGTCACAAACAAAATTGATTAGTAGTTTTGTCAAAGACTAAAAGAAATATTGATATGAGTTGTCAACCTGCATAGCATATCCTCCTTTTGAGTAACCTTTGAGCTCTTTGTTTTCTTGCTAAACTTGACAATCTTCACTAAGTGACAATAGCTTATGGCCAATTGGCCAATCATATCATCATGTTATCCAATATCcactgattattattattattattattattattattattattattattattattattattattattattattattattattattattattattattattattattattattattattattattattattaagttgATTTAATACTAATATCGTATTAGCAACTTTTCATCCGTAAGATGGTAGTTTAACGGTCATGGACTTGTAACGTAATACCAAATTGTCAAGTTTGATAATGGGCAGTGGCtcttatttacgttttacgtgatttacctctttaatgttaaCAGTGAAATGATCAGTAAGACCTTAAGAGAGTAAATTCTCTCTAATAAATTAGCGGGCTCCGACAATGGACTTCAGCACTAAGGGGCTATTTGTTTAGCTCTCAATTGggcctcttaatggttcagacctattactggttcagcacttaatgattcagactgtttgtttcgcgagcagatgtctgaatggttcagacatttgtctctgaatggttaaacattataccgtgtctgaatggttaagacctctaatctgaattggtcaaacatttgcctctgaatggttaagcattatactaagtctgaatggttaagacctctatattgaattggtcagacatttgcttctgaacggttaagcattatactggctcgtaatggttcagacctcttactgattcagcacttaatcattcagaacttgccaaacagcccctaagttttTTTAAACATGAAAAGCAAACTAAATGACATGAAACTTGTATTGTGCATCTATTTAACATGTTCACTTCTAATACGTAGAAACTGGATTTGAATTCACAATCTTTTAGTGACCTTGAAGAAACCTTGATCATCTAAGAAAACCCAAACCCATACTAAttgtgtttggttgtgttttgtcGTATACATTAACTACAAGTAGACAAAAGATACCAACCCTAACCACAAGTGGTATTGGTGACTAAAAACAGCCTTTATTGATTATGGTTTGCAACCACAAATTTAGAACTTAATTTGAGtggttttcaaaaatgtagtttgATTATGAGAGCCCACAATATGAAAAAGTGGCATTAGGCTTTCACTAATACGACACAAGCTCTCACATACTCTTTGTCTCTTCTCACTTGGTAAAATTCTTCAAATGCTGCTGCCAACTCACATGCTCTTCATTACCACTTCTCATGTCTTTCTCTTGCAGTACAACTTAGATGTATGCAACCATATCGAATGTCGTAACTCTGCCTGCTTAGTATATTCTTACTATATGGTCTTGAAGCCATCGGGACCGTCTCTGCTTATTCTTTTTGAGGTATACTTTCTTTTGTAATCGTATCATTTTGTTTTTCTATATTCGTGAATATCGTAGTTTTAGTAGTGTACCTTTTCTACTTTCTAATATATTCGAGTGGTTTGCATCCATGAAATGATTAGGTTATATATCGTTTAACTATATTTGACGGCGTGTGTAATGAAAGATTAGATTATTAATCTAGAATGAGAATGTTTTCTTTACCTCCAACAGAACCTTATTACTTTGAAAACAGCTCACAAATTATGAACCTTGATATTTCAGAAAATATaattactcttttttttttttaagacaactttataaaaatataacgAAATTATAGGATCTTGTGATTGTCTTTACATAAACCCTagatttgatttttgattttgcAATACAAGCGATAAGAATTGGTTGTTGATACTCGTTACTGCATGTTCCGATATAGTTATTTATGATCAAGAAATCATATTATAATAATACCCATTGTAACAATTAGAGGGATAGGGTACCCTGTTGTAACAATATAGTTTATACATTGTCTTTGAAGTATGAATAGTAATGTCTACCATCAACTTATACCACCAACAAAAGCCTTTTGTACCCTCATGTCTGCATCACAAAACAGAAGTAAATATCTATATTTACTTATGAACGGGTCGACTTTGACCTTGTCTATGTCAGGCCAAATAAGTAGAAACAAAAAGGTTAGTAATaaaggaaacgggtcaaacgggtTAAAATGGCCGAAATGTTATTTTTATTGCATTGATTCAAGAAAACTTAATTAGATTTTAATCATACGTATCTTAGTGATCATGCTTAACAGAAGGTATTTTATTAAAAAGTTCAAAATGTGTACAAAAAAATGGTGTTGCTATTCAATCCTACACGGCCCAGCCTGATCGTACCAAAAGTGTTAAACTACGATATTGCCACCTCTAGTCTCTCTTAGAATATTATACTTTTGGTTTAACTTGCCTTGTTAGCAATGTTGTTAGAGAGCCAATCCAGCCCTTCATAAAGGCCCTCACCAGATGTTGCACATGTGCTCTGAATGTACCTAAAgattaaaaagaaaaatcaatcaaaaccctaatttgtATTTATGTATTTGACCAAACATTATCCATTATTCTTTTCTTGTTGTGACCACAATAACAGGTGTATAAAAACTGCACACATCATTTATTTTTGgtaaattggaaataaataatcccaactttctcaatttggccgataataatcccaagtcagttattagccgataataatccgaactggtcaaattttttttgtaaaatagtccaccgttaaaatagcttaacggagttaagtttttttccgtaTTACAAACCGATGaattagggcttttgatcagaacgaggatacgagtcgattgatataaaacttacctcaaaatactgcccccaacccatgaaaacggtgcttcaattcgggtgtttaacttccaattaacaaaaatcaagccattacgagcacaatttcgaggtaagttttatatcaatcgactcgtatcctctttctgatcaaaagcctaaaacatcggtttgtaattcggaaaaaaatttaactccgttaagctattttaacgacggactattttacaaaaaaatggacgagttcggattattatcggctaataactgacttgggattattatcggccaaagtTAAAAGGTGGGactatttatttccaatttgctttattttttcagAAAATTTCCAAGTTAAaacttattatttgtttattagcATCATTACAAATGGATCTACAGTATAGATTcaaattcacaaaaaaaaaaaaaaaaaaaaaaaaaaaaaaatctccaAAGTTATGTGGAATAATTTACCAATGACGTTGACGGAGTGAATGAAGGCCAAGCTTATCAGTAATTTCAGCAGCATTCATGGCATTAGGCAGATCTTGTTTGTTAGCAAAAACGAGCAAAACAGCGTCTCTAAGTTCATCCTGTAAATAGTGAAAATAATTTTGAGACAAATATAATATTATGGCAGTATTACTTTTTTAAAGTTCAGAAGTTGTATAATCATACCTCATTCAACATCCTATGCAATTCATCCCTTGCCTCAACAACACGATCCCTGTCGTTGCTATCCACCACAAAGATAAGCCCCTGTGTGTTTTGGAAGTAGTGCCTCCACAATGGACGAATCTGATAAACAAAAATGTAACATTTCATCACAGAGAACTAAAGAGTAGATACTAATAACAATTAACCCATTTAGTAAAAAAGAAAACAGAAAAAACGATAAAAAAATGATtattataaaacaaaataatgCGAACCTTGTCTTGGCCACCAACATCCCAGACAGTGAAGCTGATGTTCTTATATTCAACGGTTTCAACATTGAATCCTGCAAGAAATTTTTAATATCAGGAACGCTCCTTAAAATCGTGTTTAGTAATGCAAACTTTTCTAAGAATTGATCAATCGAATGATTGTACGTCTCCATAGTCACAAGTCACAACTACAATATTAATGCACATACTTGGTTGCAAATTTGACAGTTCATGTGGGTAGCATGAAGTGGTCAACCAAAGGTGGCAACTTCAACCTATTTACTTACGAAAGGGTTGTTTCGGGCTGTGTATTatcccaaacgggtcaaataaaattAATAGCTGTAAGGGGAACGGGCCACATGGGAAGAATGAGTAAGGAGAGGTGAAAATCATCCAAAgtctatttttagaacacttttATTCAAATATTTAGATGATATGCTAAGTTGTTTCTGAATCAACCCAACCTCACCCATCCTGTACTAAAAAAGGACTTGTTGACCCACTTCAGCCAAAGCCTGCTTATGACTTACGTAGTCAAAGGCGTAACAGGCACTCACCTAGCCGCTCAGGCACAGCACAGCAATAACACTTTGCGTTCATCAAGGCGCAAATT encodes:
- the LOC110920993 gene encoding ADP-ribosylation factor 2 isoform X1, producing the protein MGLTFTKLFSRLFAKKEMRILMVGLDAAGKTTILYKLKLGEIVTTIPTIGFNVETVEYKNISFTVWDVGGQDKIRPLWRHYFQNTQGLIFVVDSNDRDRVVEARDELHRMLNEDELRDAVLLVFANKQDLPNAMNAAEITDKLGLHSLRQRHWYIQSTCATSGEGLYEGLDWLSNNIANKAS
- the LOC110920993 gene encoding ADP-ribosylation factor 2 isoform X2; the protein is MGLTFTKLFSRLFAKKEMRILMVGLDAAGKTTILYKLKLGEIVTTIPTIGFNVETVEYKNISFTVWDVGGQDKIRPLWRHYFQNTQGLIFVVDSNDRDRVVEARDELHRMLNEDELRDAVLLVFANKQDLPNAMNAAEITDKLGLHSLRQRHWYIQSTCATSGEGLYEGLDWLSNNIANKT
- the LOC110920993 gene encoding ADP-ribosylation factor 2 isoform X3 produces the protein MGLTFTKLFSRLFAKKEMRILMVGLDAAGKTTILYKLKLGEIVTTIPTIGFNVETVEYKNISFTVWDVGGQDKIRPLWRHYFQNTQGLIFVVDSNDRDRVVVQDELRDAVLLVFANKQDLPNAMNAAEITDKLGLHSLRQRHWYIQSTCATSGEGLYEGLDWLSNNIANKAS